The Solibacillus sp. FSL R7-0682 genome includes a window with the following:
- a CDS encoding acyl-CoA dehydrogenase, which yields MNLQFTDEQLMMRNMVRDFAEAEIQPFVEQMEAGEFPREILKKMGDLGLLGITAPTQYGGSEMDFTSYIIAIHELSKVSAVIGVILSVHTSVGTNPILYFGNEEQKQKYIPKLASGEYIGAFCLTEPSAGSDAGSLKTRAIRDGDEYILDGAKVFITNGGEADVYIVFASTNPEAGSRGISAFIVEKGTPGFIIGKDERKMGLHGSRTLQLTFENMHIPASNLLGQEGDGFKIALANLDVGRIGIAAQSLGIAEAALEAATGYAKERVQFGKPIAQQQGVGFKLADMATAVEAAKLLVYNAASLRSQGLPCGKEASMAKLFASQTAMDTAIEAVQIFGGYGYTEDYPVERYFRDAKVTQIYEGTSEIQRIVIAKHVLG from the coding sequence ATGAATTTACAATTTACGGACGAACAACTGATGATGCGGAACATGGTCCGTGACTTTGCCGAAGCAGAAATTCAACCTTTCGTCGAGCAAATGGAGGCTGGAGAGTTTCCTCGAGAGATTTTAAAAAAGATGGGAGATCTTGGTTTGTTGGGCATTACTGCTCCAACACAATACGGGGGCTCTGAGATGGATTTTACGTCCTATATTATTGCTATTCATGAGCTTTCAAAGGTCAGTGCAGTAATCGGTGTCATTTTATCTGTCCACACCTCAGTTGGAACAAATCCCATTTTATATTTTGGAAACGAAGAACAAAAGCAAAAGTATATTCCAAAGCTTGCGAGCGGTGAATATATTGGAGCCTTTTGCTTAACGGAGCCAAGTGCAGGCAGTGATGCTGGATCACTAAAAACTCGTGCAATTCGTGACGGGGATGAATATATTTTAGACGGTGCCAAAGTATTTATTACTAACGGTGGAGAGGCAGACGTATATATTGTGTTTGCGTCAACAAATCCCGAGGCAGGTTCCCGAGGCATTTCAGCTTTTATTGTAGAGAAGGGGACACCAGGCTTCATTATCGGCAAGGATGAGCGAAAAATGGGGCTTCATGGCTCACGAACGCTGCAGCTAACTTTTGAAAATATGCATATTCCTGCAAGTAACTTGTTAGGGCAAGAAGGAGACGGCTTTAAAATTGCGCTGGCGAATTTAGATGTAGGACGTATTGGCATTGCCGCTCAAAGTTTAGGAATTGCCGAAGCAGCGCTTGAAGCAGCAACGGGCTATGCAAAGGAACGTGTACAATTCGGAAAACCGATCGCACAGCAACAGGGGGTAGGCTTTAAATTGGCCGACATGGCGACTGCGGTAGAAGCGGCTAAATTACTCGTTTACAATGCGGCGTCATTACGTTCGCAAGGCTTGCCTTGCGGAAAAGAAGCATCAATGGCGAAATTATTTGCTTCACAAACAGCGATGGATACAGCAATCGAAGCGGTCCAAATATTTGGCGGCTATGGCTATACAGAAGACTATCCTGTAGAGCGTTATTTCCGTGATGCGAAAGTGACACAAATATACGAGGGTACAAGTGAAATTCAACGTATTGTCATCGCAAAGCATGTACTCGGATAA
- a CDS encoding 3-hydroxybutyryl-CoA dehydrogenase, translated as MTIQTVMVIGAGQMGSGIAQVCAQAGYSVILNDIKQEFYERGLQTITKNLTRDVEKERKTAQEKEAILSRITMSLSLEDAKDADIIIEAAVENMEIKQNIFKQLDKLAPAQAILATNTSSLPITEIAAVTNRPEKVIGMHFMNPVPVMKLVEIIRGLATADEVYETVAIMTKQLGKTGVEVNDFPGFISNRILLPMINEAIYALYEGVATKEAIDDVMKMGMNHPMGPLTLADFIGLDTCLSIMEILHEGLGDSKYRPCPLLRKYVAAGWLGKKSGRGFYIYEN; from the coding sequence ATGACAATTCAAACAGTTATGGTCATCGGTGCTGGACAGATGGGTTCTGGCATTGCACAAGTTTGCGCACAAGCAGGTTATAGCGTCATTTTAAATGATATTAAGCAGGAATTTTATGAGCGCGGTCTTCAAACAATCACAAAAAATTTAACACGTGATGTGGAGAAGGAAAGAAAGACGGCCCAAGAAAAAGAAGCGATTCTTTCTCGTATTACAATGTCGTTGTCACTAGAGGATGCAAAGGATGCAGATATTATCATTGAGGCTGCCGTTGAAAATATGGAAATAAAGCAAAATATTTTTAAGCAGTTAGATAAACTTGCACCAGCACAAGCAATTTTGGCAACGAATACTTCAAGTCTTCCGATTACTGAAATCGCTGCGGTAACGAATCGCCCTGAGAAAGTTATTGGAATGCATTTCATGAATCCAGTGCCAGTGATGAAGCTCGTTGAAATTATTCGTGGACTTGCAACAGCGGATGAAGTATACGAAACAGTGGCAATCATGACAAAGCAATTAGGGAAGACAGGGGTAGAGGTAAATGATTTCCCAGGCTTTATCTCGAATCGTATTTTATTGCCAATGATCAATGAGGCCATTTATGCGCTTTATGAAGGGGTGGCGACGAAGGAAGCAATCGATGATGTAATGAAGATGGGCATGAATCATCCTATGGGACCACTAACGCTTGCTGATTTTATTGGTTTAGATACGTGTTTATCGATTATGGAAATTCTTCATGAAGGTCTTGGTGATAGTAAATACCGACCATGTCCGTTATTAAGAAAATATGTGGCTGCAGGCTGGCTCGGGAAAAAATCTGGTCGCGGCTTCTACATATACGAAAACTGA